One genomic window of Hydra vulgaris chromosome 03, alternate assembly HydraT2T_AEP includes the following:
- the LOC136078862 gene encoding uncharacterized protein LOC136078862: MKSLQEKEIKNLKEENDKLHQTLAETNKEMAELKSLFYDNMLVLANQQDTEQLKQEITKLYHIVEENSTEFLALKKSIQQPKEVKAIQHIFKDTQIIKLDQMNLRLLSDEPFYTEPVYTSEGYRYRIKVYTRSTDINKLAIYFQLLRGDLDDALKWPFTKNVNITLRDKDQFFTRTTTNNNYL; encoded by the coding sequence atgaaaagtcttcaagaaaaagaaattaaaaatctaaaagaagAAAATGACAAACTTCATCAAACCCTAGCAGAAACGAACAAAGAAATGGCAGAATTAAAAAGTCTCTTTTATGACAACATGTTGGTTTTAGCAAATCAACAAGATACAGAACAACTCAAACaagaaataacaaaactttatcataTCGTAGAAGAAAATAGCACAGAATtcttagctttaaaaaaatccattcAACAACCTAAAGAAGTCAAGGCAATACAACACATTTTTAAAGACACGCAAATTATCAAACTCGATCAAATGAATCTCAGGCTATTATCAGATGAACCATTTTATACAGAACCCGTTTACACATCAGAAGGATACCGTTATCGTATAAAAGTTTATACTCGAAGTACCGACATCAACAAACTAGCTATTTACTTTCAATTATTAAGAGGTGACCTGGACGATGCTTTAAAATGGCCTTTTaccaaaaatgttaatataacCTTAAGAGATAAAGATCAATTTTTTACTCGTACTACTACCAACAATAATTATCTTTAA